The following coding sequences lie in one Corynebacterium anserum genomic window:
- a CDS encoding cation:proton antiporter subunit C — translation MIIALIIAILIGGGTYMIMQRGMVRLIVGITLLSHGVNLLILAAGIGAWRYEPLMNRSTPDQAADPLPQAFVLTAIVISMASTAVMLVLAAVGRDDDTRSSDTPERSAHKLRALQTLGREAQHIAPDSLRAARRTQRDNAAHGGAQHHQKHQVQKQKGDAR, via the coding sequence GTGATCATCGCACTCATCATCGCCATCCTGATCGGTGGGGGTACTTACATGATCATGCAGCGTGGCATGGTGCGGCTCATCGTCGGCATCACGCTGCTGAGCCACGGCGTCAATCTGCTCATCCTTGCCGCCGGCATCGGAGCGTGGCGCTACGAGCCACTGATGAACCGTTCCACCCCAGATCAGGCCGCCGACCCCCTCCCTCAAGCTTTCGTCCTCACCGCCATCGTGATCTCTATGGCTTCCACCGCCGTGATGCTCGTGCTCGCCGCAGTCGGCCGCGATGATGACACACGCAGCTCCGACACCCCCGAACGATCTGCACACAAACTGCGCGCGTTACAGACCTTGGGACGTGAAGCTCAGCACATCGCCCCAGATTCACTTCGGGCAGCACGGCGCACCCAACGTGACAATGCAGCCCATGGCGGTGCTCAGCATCACCAGAAACATCAGGTACAGAAGCAGAAGGGAGATGCACGATAA